The Streptococcus oralis genome segment TTATGTTTATGCCTACGCTCAGTTGGTCAAGACTGGTGAGATTGTGGCTGGTGAAAAGGTCAACTTCACAGTACCAACTGGGAATTTCGGCAATATCTTGGCTGCCTTTTATGCTAAACAAATTGGTCTGCCAGTTGGCAAATTGATCTGTGCTTCAAATGACAACAATGTCTTGACAGACTTCTTTAAAACACGTGTCTATGACAAGAAACGTGAGTTTAAGGTGACGACTAGTCCATCTATGGATATCTTGGTATCTTCAAACTTGGAGCGTTTGATTTTCCATCTTTTGGGGAATGATGCGGTTAAGACAACTGAACTCATGAATGCCTTGAATGCACAAGGACAATATGAATTAACAGATTTTGATGCAGCGATTCTGGATCTCTTTGCAGCTGAATATGCGACTGAGGAAGAAACTGCGGCAGAAATTAAACGTGTTTATGATACAGATGCTTATATCGAGGACCCACATACGGCGGTTGCCTCAGCTGTTTATAGAAAATACCAAGTGGCTACTGGCGATGCGACTAAGACAGTGATTGCTTCAACAGCTAGTCCATACAAGTTCCCAGTGGTTGCCGTAGAAGCTGTAACAGGGAAAGTTGGCTTAACTGACTTTGAAGCTTTGGCTCAATTACATGAAATTTCAGGAGTGGCAGTGCCACCAGCAGTTGATGGCCTAGAAACAGCTCCAGTTCGTCATAAAACAACAGTGGCAGCTGCTGATATGCAAGCAGCGGTTGAGGCTTATCTAGGACTTTAAGACAGAGGGAGTAAACTCGGTTGGGAAACCAACTGAGTTTCTTTGCATCAGGAGGAGAGATTGTTTAAAAAAAATAAAGATATTCTCAACATTGCCTTGCCAGCTATGGGTGAAAACTTTTTGCAAATGCTCATGGGGATGGTAGATAGTTACTTGGTCGCTCACTTGGGCTTAATCGCTATTTCAGGTGTTTCAGTGGCTGGCAATATTATTACGATTTACCAGGCGATTTTCATCGCTCTTGGGGCAGCTATTTCCAGCGTTATTTCAAAAAGTTTGGGGCAGAAAGATCAGTCCAAGTTGGCTTATCACGTGACAGAGGCTCTCAAGATAACCCTATTGCTGAGTGCACTTTTAGGCACCTTATCGCTCTTTGCTGGGCAAGAGATGATAGGACTTTTGGGAACTGAGCAGGCTGTGGCCGAAAGCGGAGGACTTTACCTTTCTTTGGTAGGCGGATCGATTGTTCTCTTGGGCTTGATGACGAGTTTGGGGGCTTTGATTCGTGCAACTCATAATCCACGTCTGCCTCTTTATGTTAGTTTTTTATCTAATGCCTTGAATATTCTTTTTTCAAGTCTAGCTATTTTTGTTCTTGATATGGGGATAGCTGGTGTTGCTTGGGGGACTATTCTGTCTCGCTTGGTGGGTCTTGTGATTTTATGGTCGCAATTAAAACTGCCTTATGAAAAGCCGACTTTTGGTCTAGATAAGGATTTGTTGACTTTGGCTATACCAGCAGCAGGAGAACGTCTCATGATGCGGGCTGGAGATGTCGTCATC includes the following:
- a CDS encoding MATE family efflux transporter, coding for MFKKNKDILNIALPAMGENFLQMLMGMVDSYLVAHLGLIAISGVSVAGNIITIYQAIFIALGAAISSVISKSLGQKDQSKLAYHVTEALKITLLLSALLGTLSLFAGQEMIGLLGTEQAVAESGGLYLSLVGGSIVLLGLMTSLGALIRATHNPRLPLYVSFLSNALNILFSSLAIFVLDMGIAGVAWGTILSRLVGLVILWSQLKLPYEKPTFGLDKDLLTLAIPAAGERLMMRAGDVVIIALVVSFGTEAVAGNAVGEVLTQFNYLPAFGVATATVMQVARAVGENDWERVDNLSRKSFWISLIFMLPLTLGIYILGTPLSHFYTSNPVAVEASVLVTLFSLLGTPMTTGTVIYTAVWQGLGNARLPFYATSIGMWCIRIGTGYLMGIVLGWGLPGIWAGTLLDNGFRWLFLRYRYQRYMMLKG
- the thrC gene encoding threonine synthase produces the protein MTLVYQSTRDANNTVTASQAILQGLATDGGLFTPLTYPKVDLDFDKLKDASYQEVAKLVLSAFLDDFTAEELDYCITNAYDSKFDTPAIAPLVKLDGQYNLELFHGSTIAFKDMALSILPYFMTTAAKKHGLENKIVILTATSGDTGKAAMAGFADVPGTEIIVFYPKDGVSKVQELQMTTQTGDNTHVIAIDGNFDDAQTNVKHMFNDVALREKLAANKLQFSSANSMNIGRLVPQIVYYVYAYAQLVKTGEIVAGEKVNFTVPTGNFGNILAAFYAKQIGLPVGKLICASNDNNVLTDFFKTRVYDKKREFKVTTSPSMDILVSSNLERLIFHLLGNDAVKTTELMNALNAQGQYELTDFDAAILDLFAAEYATEEETAAEIKRVYDTDAYIEDPHTAVASAVYRKYQVATGDATKTVIASTASPYKFPVVAVEAVTGKVGLTDFEALAQLHEISGVAVPPAVDGLETAPVRHKTTVAAADMQAAVEAYLGL